The Daucus carota subsp. sativus chromosome 2, DH1 v3.0, whole genome shotgun sequence genome includes a window with the following:
- the LOC108209602 gene encoding protein IQ-DOMAIN 19-like translates to MGKASKWLRNLLTGKRADKDKKQDASFSLTDFELPTGSPETPNQKRRWSFGKSIAKTDNNNQKTSRSLDAAASKKLVPRDLLECWSQQNQGAKKSLTCFVEAKYGNEQKITSTILVPRNQGRQTVRFRALQDAAATKIQAFFRGNLARTALKALRGLVKIQALVRGYLVRKQTSEMLRCMNALMSIQVRARIQRMQMAEEPHIVVKRNITHIEPTHDQLRRGDSEPLSLGKTAGSWRHKDLASHRQMKTREHECRTSYSERISVSNQEHPSLLYQTQSPLTDTSSRQSEKFSYGTPDRIFHQEYNLSSFDHRKVPQSPSVDYSDTTSNNSQFVHNYMANTQSSRAKVRSHSEPKQRPFKQKTMRSPSFGGIDSTADNKKQIQSSNRKKSQQPWLIKIYRAANSSKNFKNE, encoded by the exons ATGGGGAAGGCAAGCAAATGGCTTAGAAACCTCTTGACCGGAAAAAGGGCGGATAAAGATAAGAAACAAGATGCTTCTTTCTCCTTAACAGACTTTGAGCTACCCACAGGTTCTCCTGAAACTCCCAACCAGAAGAGAAGGTGGAGCTTTGGAAAATCAATTGCGAAAACAGATAATAACAATCAAAAGACTAGTAGATCACTTGATGCTGCAGCCAGTAAGAAGTTAGTGCCGCGAGACTTGCTGGAGTGTTGGAGTCAGCAAAACCAAGGTGCAAAAAAATCACTGACATGTTTCGTAGAAGCAAAGTATGGGAATGAGCAGAAAATTACCAGTACCATCCTTGTGCCGCGCAATCAAGGTAGGCAGACAGTACGATTCAGAGCCCTTCAAGATGCTGCTGCCACCAAAATTCAAGCCTTTTTTCGCGGCAACCTg GCGAGGACAGCATTGAAAGCTTTGAGGGGACTGGTGAAGATTCAAGCATTAGTAAGAGGTTATTTAGTGAGAAAACAGACAAGTGAGATGCTAAGGTGCATGAATGCATTGATGTCGATTCAAGTTAGAGCGCGAATTCAGAGAATGCAGATGGCTGAGGAACCACACATAGTTGTGAAAAGAAACATAACTCACATTGAACCAACACATGACCAGCTAAGAAGAGGAGACTCT GAACCTCTGAGTCTTGGCAAAACAGCGGGATCATGGAGGCATAAAGACCTTGCAAGTCATCGGCAGATGAAAACCAGGGAGCATGAGTGCAGGACCAGCTATTCAGAAAGAATATCAGTTTCGAATCAAGAACATCCATCTCTTCTATACCAAACTCAGTCACCACTCACAGACACATCGTCTAGACAGTCCGAGAAATTTTCATATGGAACACCTGATAGAATATTCCATCAAGAATATAATTTGTCTAGTTTTGACCACAGAAAAGTACCACAGTCACCTTCAGTAGACTACTCAGATACCACATCCAACAACTCTCAGTTTGTACATAATTACATGGCAAACACACAATCCTCTAGGGCGAAAGTCAGGTCGCATAGTGAACCCAAGCAGCGGCCTTTCAAGCAAAAGACTATGCGATCACCATCATTTGGAGGTATAGATTCAACAGCAGATAACAAGAAGCAAATTCAATCCTCAAACAGGAAGAAGAGCCAACAACCTTGGTTGATCAAAATTTACAGAGCTGCAAACTCTAGCAAGAATTTCAAGAACGAATGA
- the LOC108205743 gene encoding perakine reductase — protein sequence MEEQQLPKVEMPRIKLGTQGLEVSKLGFGCMGISGQYNDPLSEEAGIELIKECFNKGITFLDTADVYGGDRANEKLVGKALKLLPREDIQLATKFGFFKFDSNGITVKGTPEYVRSCCEASLKYLDVGYIDLYYIHRIDTTVPIEETMGELKKLVEEGKIKYVGLSEANPDTIRRAHAVHPITALQMEYSLWTRDIEEEIIPLCRELGIGIVPYSPLGRGFFAGKAVKESLPASSALVNHPRFTGDNFQQNKSIYNRLEVLALKHLCTPAQLALAWVLHQGDDVVPIPGTTKIKNLHNNLGSLRIKLSADDLKEISDAVPINEVSGSRAGEALLKISWKFANTPLPRK from the exons ATGGAAGAGCAGCAGCTGCCCAAAGTTGAAATGCCAAGAATCAAACTTGGTACCCAAGGCCTTGAG GTTTCTAAATTGGGGTTTGGTTGTATGGGCATTTCTGGACAATACAATGATCCGCTCTCCGAAGAAGCGGGTATTGAACTGATTAAAGAATGCTTTAACAAAGGGATCACATTTCTAGATACAGCTGATGTTTATGGTGGTGACCGTGCTAATGAGAAATTGGTTGGAAAG GCACTGAAGCTGCTGCCTCGAGAAGATATTCAATTGGCCACAAAATTTGGCTTTTTCAAATTTGATTCCAATGGGATTACTGTAAAAGGTACTCCCGAATATGTACGCTCTTGTTGTGAGGCTAGCCTTAAGTACCTTGATGTGGGATACATTGACCTCTACTATATCCATCGAATTGATACAACCGTGCCTATCGAAGAAACT ATGGGGGAACTTAAGAAGTTGGTTGAAGAGGGTAAGATAAAGTATGTTGGCCTATCCGAAGCTAATCCAGACACAATTAGGAGGGCACATGCAGTTCATCCAATTACTGCTCTGCAAATGGAATATTCCCTTTGGACTCGTGACATTGAAGAAGAAATTATCCCGCTTTGCAG GGAGCTTGGGATTGGGATAGTTCCATATAGCCCTCTTGGACGTGGTTTTTTTGCTGGCAAGGCAGTCAAGGAAAGTTTGCCCGCCAGTAGTGCATTG GTTAATCATCCTAGATTTACAGGAGATAATTTTCAGCAGAACAAGAGTATTTACAATCGATTAGAAGTACTAGCTCTAAAGCATTTATGCACGCCTGCGCAACTCGCACTTGCCTGGGTTCTCCATCAGGGGGATGATGTAGTTCCTATACCTG gAACGACTAAGATTAAGAATCTTCACAATAATCTTGGTTCCTTGAGAATTAAACTCTCGGCAGATGATCTGAAAGAGATTTCTGATGCAGTCCCTATCAACGAGGTGTCAGGGTCTAGGGCTGGTGAGGCTCTCCTAAAAATCTCATGGAAGTTCGCAAATACACCACTGCCAAGAAAGTAG
- the LOC108209601 gene encoding serine/threonine-protein kinase Nek2 isoform X2 produces the protein MEFYSLKRWLVQLLMALDYLHTNHVLHRDVKCSNIFLTKDQDIRLGDFGLAKMLTSDDLASSVVGTPSHMCPELLADIPYGSKSDIWSMGCCIYEMAAHKPAFKAFDMQALINKINKSIVAPLPTKFSGAFRGLIKSMLRKNPELRPSASELLRNQHLQPYVLKIHQKINTPRRNSLPSTYWPETEYVKKTRFAVSEVPRATYREKRLSYSNDRTLNPSISLHDDESPVYGRRVQNTPRFFRQGVSALSSGNEHGETVISKSFAKKPSVVTRSPGYSKKKASGPPKRAELTKKLEPLPVSRTTTKQTALSNRRASLPLTRTTVQESSCRANTDIFDCFGSPNVSVNAPRIDKMIELPLPLNEDSHIRRRRTSLTSAQGSTTSPQGEHLTMKDKCIVSDETSGRLSVADALQGSSECSDQDATAGASSKASSYQRQHRFDTSSHQQRAEALEGLLEFSARLLNEERFDELGVLLKPFGPGKVSPRETAIWLAKSFKENTAHQDDQYQ, from the exons ATGGAATTCTATTCTCTGAAGAG GTGGCTGGTTCAACTTCTAATGGCACTCGATTATTTACACACTAATCACGTCCTTCACCGTGATGTTAAG TGCTCAAATATATTTCTTACAAAAGATCAAGATATTCGCCTTG GTGATTTTGGACTGGCCAAGATGCTGACTTCTGACGACCTTGCTTCTTCT GTTGTTGGGACTCCGAGTCATATGTGCCCCGAGCTTCTTGCTGACATACCTTATGGTTCCAAGTCAGACATCTGGTCTATGG GATGTTGTATATATGAGATGGCAGCTCACAAGCCTgcattcaaagcattt GACATGCAAGCGCTGATCAACAAGATAAACAAGTCCATTGTCGCACCACTGCCGACCAAATTTAGTGGAGCATT CCGCGGTCTCATTAAAAGCATGCTGCGGAAAAACCCAGAACTTCGGCCAAGT GCTTCTGAACTTCTGAGAAACCAACACCTTCAACCTTATGTGCTAAAGATTCACCAAAAGATTAATACCCCTAGGCGCAATAGTCTACCATCAACCTACTGGCCCGAAACTGAATATGTAAAGAAAACCAGATTTGCAGTGTCAGAAGTTCCACGAGCCACATACAGAGAGAAGCGGCTATCTTACAGTAATGACAGGACATTGAATCCTAGTATATCTCTACATGATGATGAGTCTCCTGTTTATGGCCGTCGGGTTCAAAATACTCCCAGATTTTTCAGACAAGGAGTTTCTGCGTTGTCGAGTGGAAATGAGCATGGAGAGACAGTAATTAGCAAGTCATTTGCTAAAAAGCCTTCAGTTGTCACCAGGAGTCCAGGATATTCTAAAAAGAAAGCTTCTGGCCCTCCTAAAAGAGCAGAACTGACAAAAAAACTTGAACCG TTACCAGTTTCAAGGACTACAACCAAACAAACAGCTCTTTCAAATCGTAGAGCATCTTTGCCATTGACAAGAACTACAGTTCAAGAGTCTTCATGCAGGGCCAACACTGATATCTTTGATTGCTTTGGTTCTCCAAATGTCTCTGTCAATGCTCCTCGTATTGACAAAATGATTGAACTTCCTCTTCCACTAAATGAGGACTCCCACATTCGTCGTCGTAGAACATCATTAACCTCAGCACAGGGATCCACTACCTCCCCACAAGGCGAACATTTGACTATGAAGGACAAATGTATTGTTTCTGATGAAACTTCGGGAAGACTCAGTGTGGCGGATGCTTTGCAAGGGAGTAGCGAATGTTCTGATCAAGATGCAACAGCAGGAGCATCAAGCAAAGCCTCCTCATACCAAAGGCAACATCGTTTTGACACTTCTTCTCACCAGCAGCGTGCTGAAGCATTGGAGGGATTGCTTGAATTTAGTGCAAGATTGTTAAATGAGGAACGCTTTGATGAACTCGGAGTGTTGTTGAAGCCATTTGGTCCTGGCAAGGTTTCTCCTAGGGAAACTGCTATATGGTTGGCCAAGAGCTTTAAGGAAAATACAGCCCATCAGGATGATCAGTACCAGTGA
- the LOC108209601 gene encoding serine/threonine-protein kinase Nek2 isoform X1, with product MEQYEVLEQIGKGAFGSALLVRHKLEKKKYVLKKIRLARQTDRTRRSAHQEMELISRMRNPFIVEYKDSWVEKGCYVCIIIGYCEGGDMAGVIKKANGILFSEEKLCRWLVQLLMALDYLHTNHVLHRDVKCSNIFLTKDQDIRLGDFGLAKMLTSDDLASSVVGTPSHMCPELLADIPYGSKSDIWSMGCCIYEMAAHKPAFKAFDMQALINKINKSIVAPLPTKFSGAFRGLIKSMLRKNPELRPSASELLRNQHLQPYVLKIHQKINTPRRNSLPSTYWPETEYVKKTRFAVSEVPRATYREKRLSYSNDRTLNPSISLHDDESPVYGRRVQNTPRFFRQGVSALSSGNEHGETVISKSFAKKPSVVTRSPGYSKKKASGPPKRAELTKKLEPLPVSRTTTKQTALSNRRASLPLTRTTVQESSCRANTDIFDCFGSPNVSVNAPRIDKMIELPLPLNEDSHIRRRRTSLTSAQGSTTSPQGEHLTMKDKCIVSDETSGRLSVADALQGSSECSDQDATAGASSKASSYQRQHRFDTSSHQQRAEALEGLLEFSARLLNEERFDELGVLLKPFGPGKVSPRETAIWLAKSFKENTAHQDDQYQ from the exons ATGGAGCAGTATGAAGTACTAGAGCAGATTGGCAAAGGAGCTTTTGGCTCTGCGCTTCTTGTGAGGCATAAGCTGGAAAAGAAAAA GTATGTTCTGAAGAAGATACGACTTGCCCGGCAAACAGACAGGACCCGTAGGTCTGCACATCAGGAG ATGGAACTGATCTCCAGGATGAGGAATCCGTTTATTGTGGAGTATAAGGATTCTTGGGTGGAGAAG GGATGCTATGTTTGTATAATCATAGGCTATTGTGAAGGAGGAGACAT GGCAGGAGTAATCAAGAAAGCCAATGGAATTCTATTCTCTGAAGAG AAGCTTTGCAGGTGGCTGGTTCAACTTCTAATGGCACTCGATTATTTACACACTAATCACGTCCTTCACCGTGATGTTAAG TGCTCAAATATATTTCTTACAAAAGATCAAGATATTCGCCTTG GTGATTTTGGACTGGCCAAGATGCTGACTTCTGACGACCTTGCTTCTTCT GTTGTTGGGACTCCGAGTCATATGTGCCCCGAGCTTCTTGCTGACATACCTTATGGTTCCAAGTCAGACATCTGGTCTATGG GATGTTGTATATATGAGATGGCAGCTCACAAGCCTgcattcaaagcattt GACATGCAAGCGCTGATCAACAAGATAAACAAGTCCATTGTCGCACCACTGCCGACCAAATTTAGTGGAGCATT CCGCGGTCTCATTAAAAGCATGCTGCGGAAAAACCCAGAACTTCGGCCAAGT GCTTCTGAACTTCTGAGAAACCAACACCTTCAACCTTATGTGCTAAAGATTCACCAAAAGATTAATACCCCTAGGCGCAATAGTCTACCATCAACCTACTGGCCCGAAACTGAATATGTAAAGAAAACCAGATTTGCAGTGTCAGAAGTTCCACGAGCCACATACAGAGAGAAGCGGCTATCTTACAGTAATGACAGGACATTGAATCCTAGTATATCTCTACATGATGATGAGTCTCCTGTTTATGGCCGTCGGGTTCAAAATACTCCCAGATTTTTCAGACAAGGAGTTTCTGCGTTGTCGAGTGGAAATGAGCATGGAGAGACAGTAATTAGCAAGTCATTTGCTAAAAAGCCTTCAGTTGTCACCAGGAGTCCAGGATATTCTAAAAAGAAAGCTTCTGGCCCTCCTAAAAGAGCAGAACTGACAAAAAAACTTGAACCG TTACCAGTTTCAAGGACTACAACCAAACAAACAGCTCTTTCAAATCGTAGAGCATCTTTGCCATTGACAAGAACTACAGTTCAAGAGTCTTCATGCAGGGCCAACACTGATATCTTTGATTGCTTTGGTTCTCCAAATGTCTCTGTCAATGCTCCTCGTATTGACAAAATGATTGAACTTCCTCTTCCACTAAATGAGGACTCCCACATTCGTCGTCGTAGAACATCATTAACCTCAGCACAGGGATCCACTACCTCCCCACAAGGCGAACATTTGACTATGAAGGACAAATGTATTGTTTCTGATGAAACTTCGGGAAGACTCAGTGTGGCGGATGCTTTGCAAGGGAGTAGCGAATGTTCTGATCAAGATGCAACAGCAGGAGCATCAAGCAAAGCCTCCTCATACCAAAGGCAACATCGTTTTGACACTTCTTCTCACCAGCAGCGTGCTGAAGCATTGGAGGGATTGCTTGAATTTAGTGCAAGATTGTTAAATGAGGAACGCTTTGATGAACTCGGAGTGTTGTTGAAGCCATTTGGTCCTGGCAAGGTTTCTCCTAGGGAAACTGCTATATGGTTGGCCAAGAGCTTTAAGGAAAATACAGCCCATCAGGATGATCAGTACCAGTGA